In Mycolicibacterium aubagnense, the DNA window TTGTTGGTCGGCACCCCGTACTCGGTGATCCAGATCTTCTTGGCGGCGTCACCGTTGGCCACCATGATGTCGTAGATCTTCTGAACCTGGGTGAACGGCGAGAGCGGCACGCCCTCACCGTCGGAGAACTTCAGCGTCTCCTGGTACGGATGGAACGCCAGCGCGTCGAAGTAGCCCTGCGCGCCCGCAGCGTACATCGCATTCACGTAGTCCACCGGATTCATCGTGATTCCGTTGACGGTGAAGACACTGCCGAGCCCCGCCGCGATAACCGTCGCCGACGGGTCCGCCGCCTTGATGGCCGGATAGGCAGCCTTCAGCAAGTCGGCGTAGCTCGACGGCGAGATCGGGTCATAGAAACAGACACAGTTGACTTCGTTCCACACCTCATAGGCCGAGATGGTCTTGCCGTAGCGGGTCGCGACCTGAGTCATGAAGTTCGCGTAGGCAGTCGGGTCGGGTGTCTTTGCGCCCGGGAAGTTTCCGGCGGTACCGGCCCACACCGGCGTGCTGTTGACCATGGCGAGCACGCCCATGTTGCGGGCCTTCGCGGCGTTCATGATCGCGTCGATCGGTGCCCAGTTGTACTGGTTCGGCAGCGGCTGCGTGTAGATCCAGGGGATGTAGACGCGGATGTCCTGAACGCCCATGGACTGCAACACATCCAGGGTGGTGTCGATGTCTTGCTGCGACATTCCGTACAGACTTGAGTCGGCGATGCCGATGGTCGACGGCGCTGAGACGATCTCCGCGGTGGGCGTGACCGCCGTGTGGGTGACCGGCTGCACCAACTGCGCCGCATACGCGCAGACCACCACCAGCGGGATCAACGCGGTCAACGCTCGAAGAGCCACCCGGCGTCCCGGTTTGCCGAAGAGCCCAACCACGACTGCCCCCCTTTGATGCGTCTCCCAGGCAGCGACCAAAGTGTCGTAATCCCAAATTTACGTCCAGGGATGTCAGTCCGTAGTGGATTTGCCGGAACCACCTCACCCGCCGAGCGCTCCGAGGCGAGGAGACGGCCCCTACCGGCGTCGCGTCCCGCCGCAGACCCGCCTCACCGTATTGACGATCATGGCAAAATCCTTTGCCAGGGTGCGTTACCGCGCCCGGCCCGGGCTGATAATTTGCTGTACGCGCAGCGGTTCGACAGCGGCCATCGACCTGCTGACCGACGCCGGCGGTGTCACCGGCACCCCTGCGGTCGCCAATCGCGAGCACCAGCGTCCCGGGATGTACATCAACCAACGGATCGACGGTTTTCGACCTCTAAAGTCGCCCCGCCACCAACTCGTCACTGTTAATTTCCTACCAGTACTGCGCTTCTACCTCGAGCCGACAGGCTCCCGTGCGCTAATTCGGCAACAGTGGTTTGATTTGCCGAGGTCGAACGACCGTGCGGCAAGACGTTGGAGGAACCGAAATGGCTGGCAAACACCGTCGTCCGGAGCGTCGGACATTGGCAGTATCGACTTGGCTGGGCAGCGGAGTAGCGGTCTTCGGAGTGAGCGCGGCACTGCTCGGTGGAGCGGCCGTGGCGAGCGCTGCACCGTCGGCCGATTCGGACTCCTCGACGCACGCCAATGCCTCGCCCACGCACAAGGATTCGAGCAGCAACAAGAACACGAACAGCGCCGCGGCCGGCTCGGACGCGAAAGGGTCATCGACCACCGGTAATGCAGACAAGAAGTCGGCCGACACCGATATCACGGCGAGCGACACCGACACCAAGCCGAAGACGAAGTCCTCCGGCACAGCACAATCGGTGACCAACAAGCAGAAGCATCAAGACACAGCGGCCAAGGACGATGCCGGCTCGGCCAAGCCGGCGGCAGCCATCAAGCCGGTGGCCGCCTCGGTTCCTGCGACCTCGTCACCTGCCGGGAAGGCCGCACCGGTCGCGGCGTCGACTCCCGCGCCGACAACGTCGACGCCATCAACGTCATCAGCGACATCGACTTCCTCTTCGTCACCGACCGCTCCGGCCACCGCTACAGCCGCCCGGACAGTAACCACCGCGGCCTCCGAATCGCCCACATCGTCTACCACCAGCACGACGACGCAGGCCACAAGTCTTGTTGCATCGACGCCCACCAAGACCACCAGTGTGTCGGGAATCCTGTCCGTGTTCGCGGCCATCGGTCAGGCTCTGGGCGCCGCCGCCCAGGGCACCGAACAGACCCTCGCCGCCGCGGCCGTCGGTACCAGCCAGACCCTCAAGGGGTTGCTCGCAACGCCCGGAACTCCAACTCCTGCAACAGCTCTCACGCCGGCTCCCACCACCATCTGGCAGCCGGGCCAGACCGAGACGACGACGCAGTACGTGCAGACCGCGCTGCAGGAAATCTCGGCCGCGCAGGCGCAGCTGAACGCGGACACCTGGGGCAAAGGCAACTGGTGGGCGGGCTTCGCCGCCGCCGGCACGCAGTTCCAGCTGTCCATCGCCAGCTGGGAGCTGAGCTCGTACCTCAACGGCAATCCCGGCGCGATGTCGTTCTACCAGAGCAACGCCAACGGCTGGCTGGGCGGCTTCGCCCTCGCTGCCCTGAACTGGAATGAGGCGCTGCCCGGCTATGCCGTGGGGGCGCTCAACGCCGCGAACTCCGGGACCAGCGATACGGCCGTCAAATCCCTGATTTCCCAGGCCGCCGTCAACGGCCGGGTCTACGGGTCGGTTCCGCTCACCATGTACGCGGGCACCGAGCCCATCGTCTACATCTCGGTGAACGGCGGCCAGAAGGTGCCGGTCTTGGTCGACACCGGCTCGTCGGGCCTGGTCATCGGCGGCAACAACGTCGGGTCGACAGGCCTCGGCAACGCGGTCGGCAGCGGCACCGGCGCCTACAGCGGCGGCCTGACCTACAACTACAGCGAGTACAACACCCCGGTCGACTTCGGGAACGGCATTGTCACCGCGCCCACCACCGTCGACATCATCACCGACCCGACGCAGCAGACGGCCTTCAACGACTTCCTGTCGGCCGACGGCGTCGTGGGTGTCCTCGGTATCGGCACCAACGCGGTCGGTCCGGGGCCGAGCCTGGTGACCACCGCGCTGCCGGGCGACCTGAAGAACGGCATCTACATCGACGAACGCGCCGGAACACTACAGTTCGGCCCCAACCCGCTGCCTGCCCGGGTCACGACGTCGGGCTCGCCGAACGTCATCGGTTCGGTCACCGTGAACGGGACAAACACCCCGATCAACCTGCTCATCGACTCGGGCGGTGTCACCGGCACCCTGCCGTCGACGATCGCGGGTTCCGGGCTGTCCGACGGCACCGTCATCTCGGTGTACGACAGCAGCGGCAACCTGCTCTACACCTACAAGACGACGTCGACGAACACCCCGGTGGCCACCACCGACGCCTACGACGCATCACTGATGAACACCGGAGCACAGCCGTTCCAGACAAACTCGATCTACATCGGGTACGACACAGCAAACGGCACGACGGTCTTCGACTAGTAGCGCCATCGCTCAGTAGCCCACTCGCGGCCGTTGTCATGCGCGAATAACGGTCGCATTGTGGACGATTCTCACGCCGGCATGGCCGGCGTGAGCAAAATACGCGATCGATCGTTGCGAATCTGACGTCCCCGTTAGTCTTCTCGCACGTGTCGCCGGTTAAGGTACTGCCGGCAATCCGTCGAACGCGACTGAGGGGAGAGAGTCCATGAACGATTTCATGGCACATGCGTTCGCCTACCCGTGGTGGGTGTACGTCACCATCCCGTTGGGCGCCGCGTTCGTCGGCTGGATCACCAAGATCATGGCCCTGAAGATGATGTTCTACCCCGTTGAATTCAAGGGCATCCCGCCGTACCTCGGCTGGCAGGGCCAGATTCCCAAGCGCGCACCGAAAATGGCTGCGGTAGCCGTGGATTCGCTGACCTCGGAGATTCTCAAACCCGAGGAGATGTTCGACAAGATCGACCCGAACGAACTGGTCAAAGAGCTCGCCGAACCGCTACGTCAGACCTCCGCGGAAATGGTCGACACCATCATGATGTCGTTCCAGCCGCAGATCTGGCGCGCCACGCCTGACCAGATCAAGGACGTCGTCGTCAAGAACGTCGAGAAGCGCATCCCGGTGGCGATGGCCGCGATGTTCGACAAGCTCCGCGGCCAGGTCGACCAGATCTTCGACATCAAGCACATGGTCGTCACCAACCTGGTGCGCGACAAAGTCACGCTCAACACGGTCTTCCAGGACATCGGCAAGCCGGCGTTCAAGTTCCTCATCATGTCCGGTCTGCTGTTCGGCTTCCTGATCGGTCTGGTCCAGGCCGTCGTGTTCGGCATCACCAACTGGCACTGGTCGCTGCCGCTGTTCGGTCTGCTGACCGGTGGTCTCACGGACTACGTTGCGCTGCAGATGATCTTCCGGCCGCTCGAGCGGAAGAACGTCTTCCTCGGCATCACGTGGCAGGGCGTCTTCCAGCGCGAGCGCGCCCAGGTCGTGGAGGGCTATGCGGCGCTGATGGCCCGGGAGATTTTCACGCCCCAGGCCATCATGGAGAGCATGCTGAACGGTCCGTCGTCGGACCGGTTCTTCGACATGATCTCCACCGAGATCAGCCAGACCATCGACACACAGATGGGCTTCACGGGCAAGATCATCAAGTCCGTCGGTGGCCGCCAGTACGTGGACATGAAGAAGCAGATCACCGATTCGATCATCGCGAAGCTGCCCGAAACGTCGACCTACATCGAGGGGTACATGCGGGACCGCCTCGATCTGGAGAACGTCATGGTCACCAAGATGATGCTGCTGGATTCACTCTCGTTCGAGAATCTGCTGCGCCCGGCGTTCAAGGACGACGAGTGGATCGTCGTCGTGCTCGGCGCCACCCTCGGTTTTCTCTTCGGTGAGCTGCAGGCGCAACTGATCCTCCTGCTGGCGCACTGATCGCACTAGGTCTGGCCGGAGACGCCGGCCAGCTTGCGGACGGTGAGTACCTCGCTGTCCCGGAACGCCCGCCCGTTGGGGTAAAGCAGGTCACTGAACCAGGCCTTCGGTTCCGACGGGTACGGGTGATCCCACGAATCCCAGGGGAAGTAAGTCTGGGTCTTGCCCGCCACGAGTCCCCAGCTGTACGCACCGACGTTGCGCTGCTTGGCAATTGGCAAAATGCCCTCGACGGTGCTGCCCTGGTTCCGGGCCAGGTACTCGGTGCACAGGATGGGCCGGCCCAGCGGAGCCAGCTCGTCGATGCGGGCCGAGAAGTCGGCGGGCTTGGCGTAGCTGTGGAACGAGATGATGTCCGAGTTGTCCAGCTGAATCGACGCGATGGCGCTGCGCTGCGCGGGATTGGCCCAACCGCCTTGCCACACACCACTTGTCAGTGGTTGCACAGGGTCGACGGCCCGGGCCCAGGCGAACACCTGCGGCAGCAGATCCGCGACGAGCTTGATCTTGTCGCTGCGCTCGACCTTGCGATAGACACTGGCCGGGTTATCCGGCTCGTTCCACAGGTCCCAGCCGAGCACGCGGTTGTCGGTGCGGAACAGGTTCAGCACACCGGTGACGTAATTCTGGAGCACGGCGCGATAATTCGCGTCGCCGAGGCGGTCCGCACCCGGGCTCTGCACCCACCCCGAGTTGTGGACGCCCGGCGTCGGGGCCCGCTGCACACCGAGCCGGGGATGCGGATCCCAGCACGAGTCGAAGAAGACGAACAGCGGCTTGATGCCGTGGCCTGACGCGATGCCGACGAACTGCGACAGCCGCTGCGAGAAGCCTTGTGGGTCCTGCGCCCACAGCAGATCGTGCAGGAAGACACGGACGGTGTTGAAGCCGAACCAGCGCGCGGCCCCGAGTTCGGCGTCGATGCGACCGGGGTCGTAGGTACCCGACTGGAACATCTCCAGCTGATTGACCGCGGTGGACGTGATGTAGTTTCCGCCGACCAGCCAGCCCTGCCCCTGGTACCAACTATTGGCTCGTTCGGGCGTCCAGCGCGCGCCGGCGGCAGCCGCCGGGGTCGATCCGGAAAATCCGGCCATGGCAGAACCCGCTGCCAGCAGCAGCGGCACCTTGAGAGCGGTTCTGCGGTCCACCGCACGAGGCTACTGATCTTGATACGGCTATTGGGGCGTGCTTATCGAGTTGCAACAAACACGATGTCGGGTGGTGACGTCAGGCGAATGGGTCAGGCATTGATGCCCGCCGTGAGAATCGCCGCGAGCTCGCGATATGCACTCGCGTCGTCGAGTCCGGTACTCTCGCGCACCCTACGCTGCTGGATCCGCACCATCATGGTCGACGCCACATCGGCGGCGAATGCTGCATGGACATCACGGAATTCGCCACTTTCGACGCCTTCGGCGATCATCTCCTGCACCC includes these proteins:
- a CDS encoding PecA family PE domain-processing aspartic protease — encoded protein: MAGKHRRPERRTLAVSTWLGSGVAVFGVSAALLGGAAVASAAPSADSDSSTHANASPTHKDSSSNKNTNSAAAGSDAKGSSTTGNADKKSADTDITASDTDTKPKTKSSGTAQSVTNKQKHQDTAAKDDAGSAKPAAAIKPVAASVPATSSPAGKAAPVAASTPAPTTSTPSTSSATSTSSSSPTAPATATAARTVTTAASESPTSSTTSTTTQATSLVASTPTKTTSVSGILSVFAAIGQALGAAAQGTEQTLAAAAVGTSQTLKGLLATPGTPTPATALTPAPTTIWQPGQTETTTQYVQTALQEISAAQAQLNADTWGKGNWWAGFAAAGTQFQLSIASWELSSYLNGNPGAMSFYQSNANGWLGGFALAALNWNEALPGYAVGALNAANSGTSDTAVKSLISQAAVNGRVYGSVPLTMYAGTEPIVYISVNGGQKVPVLVDTGSSGLVIGGNNVGSTGLGNAVGSGTGAYSGGLTYNYSEYNTPVDFGNGIVTAPTTVDIITDPTQQTAFNDFLSADGVVGVLGIGTNAVGPGPSLVTTALPGDLKNGIYIDERAGTLQFGPNPLPARVTTSGSPNVIGSVTVNGTNTPINLLIDSGGVTGTLPSTIAGSGLSDGTVISVYDSSGNLLYTYKTTSTNTPVATTDAYDASLMNTGAQPFQTNSIYIGYDTANGTTVFD
- a CDS encoding DUF445 domain-containing protein produces the protein MNDFMAHAFAYPWWVYVTIPLGAAFVGWITKIMALKMMFYPVEFKGIPPYLGWQGQIPKRAPKMAAVAVDSLTSEILKPEEMFDKIDPNELVKELAEPLRQTSAEMVDTIMMSFQPQIWRATPDQIKDVVVKNVEKRIPVAMAAMFDKLRGQVDQIFDIKHMVVTNLVRDKVTLNTVFQDIGKPAFKFLIMSGLLFGFLIGLVQAVVFGITNWHWSLPLFGLLTGGLTDYVALQMIFRPLERKNVFLGITWQGVFQRERAQVVEGYAALMAREIFTPQAIMESMLNGPSSDRFFDMISTEISQTIDTQMGFTGKIIKSVGGRQYVDMKKQITDSIIAKLPETSTYIEGYMRDRLDLENVMVTKMMLLDSLSFENLLRPAFKDDEWIVVVLGATLGFLFGELQAQLILLLAH
- a CDS encoding glycoside hydrolase 5 family protein — translated: MDRRTALKVPLLLAAGSAMAGFSGSTPAAAAGARWTPERANSWYQGQGWLVGGNYITSTAVNQLEMFQSGTYDPGRIDAELGAARWFGFNTVRVFLHDLLWAQDPQGFSQRLSQFVGIASGHGIKPLFVFFDSCWDPHPRLGVQRAPTPGVHNSGWVQSPGADRLGDANYRAVLQNYVTGVLNLFRTDNRVLGWDLWNEPDNPASVYRKVERSDKIKLVADLLPQVFAWARAVDPVQPLTSGVWQGGWANPAQRSAIASIQLDNSDIISFHSYAKPADFSARIDELAPLGRPILCTEYLARNQGSTVEGILPIAKQRNVGAYSWGLVAGKTQTYFPWDSWDHPYPSEPKAWFSDLLYPNGRAFRDSEVLTVRKLAGVSGQT